In a single window of the Acidobacteriota bacterium genome:
- a CDS encoding CoA-binding protein, with the protein MTDASSNLIDDDESIAEMLRDTKTIAVLGIKPSSKSNQPAHYVPKYMASVGYDVIPVPVYYPEVEEILGKPVHRSLPSIDGPIDMVNVFRKSEDIPQHVDDIIRVKPKYVWFQLGIRNDGAAKALAEAGIKVVQDRCIMVEHRHV; encoded by the coding sequence ATGACCGACGCGAGCTCGAACCTGATCGATGACGACGAGTCCATTGCCGAAATGCTCCGAGATACGAAAACGATCGCAGTTCTCGGAATCAAGCCCTCCAGCAAATCAAACCAGCCGGCTCATTACGTACCGAAGTACATGGCGAGTGTCGGCTACGATGTGATCCCCGTACCGGTTTACTACCCGGAGGTCGAGGAAATACTCGGTAAGCCGGTCCATCGGTCGCTGCCGTCGATCGATGGTCCGATCGACATGGTCAATGTTTTCCGCAAGTCGGAGGACATCCCGCAGCATGTCGACGACATCATTCGCGTGAAGCCGAAATACGTCTGGTTTCAGCTTGGGATTCGGAATGACGGAGCGGCGAAGGCGCTGGCCGAGGCGGGAATCAAGGTCGTGCAGGACCGGTGCATCATGGTGGAGCACCGGCACGTCTGA
- a CDS encoding response regulator: protein MREKCTQAGPVLVVDDDPHIRQLIAVVLRRAGIEAETAPDGAEALERLRHKDYSVILLDLMMPLVDGFEVIDQIASWDEDTYRPMVLVMSANIEGSAARMNHRVVSGFVEKPFDITFLTSVVRNAIERLVGGSGPARILPFPA, encoded by the coding sequence GGGACCCGTCCTCGTAGTCGACGACGATCCTCACATCCGGCAATTGATCGCGGTGGTTCTCCGCCGGGCGGGAATCGAAGCCGAAACCGCTCCTGACGGCGCCGAGGCCCTCGAGCGGCTTCGCCACAAGGATTACTCGGTCATTCTGCTCGATCTGATGATGCCCCTGGTCGACGGGTTCGAGGTCATCGATCAGATCGCTTCCTGGGACGAAGATACGTACAGGCCGATGGTTCTGGTGATGTCCGCAAACATCGAAGGTTCCGCAGCAAGAATGAATCACCGCGTCGTTTCAGGCTTCGTCGAAAAGCCGTTCGACATTACATTCCTCACTTCGGTCGTTCGCAATGCAATCGAGCGGCTGGTCGGCGGATCCGGCCCGGCGCGCATCCTTCCATTCCCCGCCTGA